In Juglans microcarpa x Juglans regia isolate MS1-56 chromosome 8D, Jm3101_v1.0, whole genome shotgun sequence, the following are encoded in one genomic region:
- the LOC121242975 gene encoding LOW QUALITY PROTEIN: probable disease resistance protein At4g33300 (The sequence of the model RefSeq protein was modified relative to this genomic sequence to represent the inferred CDS: inserted 1 base in 1 codon): MAVTDFFAGEIATELLKLMITIAKKSCLCKESAEQLISDLQALQPIIHEIKYSGVELPSDRQFQLDRLSETLRGGLELANKIIHSNRWNMYKNFHLAKKMEKLEKNVSRFLQCLVPVHVLADVLHMRFEAAERFDRLEGSTMRLEKQLGAMSIGAGGAWIEEAARKAEEEKKWMEDSLVNLGVGLDLGKKKVKEMVVERDDLAVVGIFGIGGSGKTTLAREFCKDDQVRNYFRGRILFLTVSQSPNVDQLRVKIWGYIIGNEHLSPNYQISEYNLRYECKVATRTLVVLDDVWSQSVLERLIFPGCKILVVSRFKFPTIIKATYEVELLTQNEAMALFCHSAFGQNSMPLRANENLVKQIVSECKGLPLALKVIGASLRDQSELFWASAVNRLARGEPVSEPHERQLFEHLATSVECLPPKVKECFLDLGSFPEDKKIPLDVLINMWVEIHDIDEVEAFAILVELSNKNLVTLVKDERAGEMYSSCFVFITQHDVLRDLALHLSNRGXINRRRRLLMPRRETELPREWDRNSSQPFDAQIVSIHTGEMEEMDWFSMDFPMAEVLILNFSSNKYFLPPFMDSMPKLRALIIMNYSTSSAILENNSVFSSLANLRSLWLEKVSIPQFSKVPMILKRLWKMSLVLCKVSSSLCQSDVDLPQLFPRLSELTIDHCDDLVELPSSICRMSKLEHLSITNCHGLCQLPANLGKLEKLQILRLYACPTLKMLPHGICELFWLNYLDIAQCVNLSCLPEDIGKLQTLRKIDMSECSQIRSLPNSATSLKSLRHVVCDEEVSWLWRDVEKAMPELHIQVVDKCFNLDWLME; encoded by the exons ATGGCCGTGACGGACTTCTTCGCCGGCGAGATTGCCACGGAGCTCTTGAAGTTGATGATAACCATAGCTAAAAAATCATGTCTCTGCAAGGAGAGCGCCGAGCAACTCATCTCCGACCTCCAGGCACTCCAACCCATCATACATGAGATCAAGTACTCCGGGGTCGAGCTCCCGAGCGATCGTCAATTCCAACTAGACCGCCTCTCTGAGACCCTACGAGGCGGCCTCGAACTCGCCAACAAAATCATCCACTCGAATCGCTGGAACATGTACAAGAACTTTCATCTAgcgaagaagatggagaagctTGAAAAGAACGTATCCAGGTTCTTGCAGTGTCTGGTTCCCGTTCATGTGCTGGCGGACGTGCTCCACATGAGGTTTGAGGCGGCCGAACGGTTTGATCGGCTGGAAGGGTCGACCATGCGGCTGGAGAAGCAGCTTGGGGCTATGAGTATCGGAGCTGGAGGAGCGTGGATAGAGGAGGCGGCGAGGAAGgcggaggaggagaagaagtggATGGAGGATAGTTTGGTGAATCTTGGGGTGGGGTTGGACTTGGGGAAGAAGAAGGTGAAGGAGATGGTGGTTGAGAGAGATGACTTGGCCGTCGTTGGGATTTTTGGCATTGGCGGGTCTGGCAAGACCACCTTGGCCAGAGAATTTTGCAAAGATGATCAAGTTCGAA ATTATTTCAGGGGTAGGATTTTGTTCCTAACAGTCTCTCAATCTCCGAATGTGGATCAGCTGAGAGTGAAGATTTGGGGATACATCATAGGCAATGAACATTTGAGCCCCAATTATCAGATTTCTGAATATAACCTACGATATGAATGCAAAGTTGCAACACGGACTTTGGTGGTATTGGACGATGTGTGGTCACAGTCCGTACTAGAACGACTTATATTCCCAGGTTGTAAAATCCTAGTCGTTTCCCGTTTCAAGTTCCCTACAATCATCAAGGCTACTTATGAAGTAGAGTTGTTGACGCAGAATGAAGCAATGGCTCTATTCTGTCACTCTGCTTTTGGACAAAATTCCATGCCTCTTCGTGCAAATGAGAATCTAGTCAAGCAG ATTGTGAGTGAGTGTAAAGGACTTCCCTTGGCACTTAAAGTGATTGGAGCTTCACTCCGGGATCAATCTGAGTTGTTTTGGGCAAGTGCAGTGAATAGGCTAGCTCGGGGGGAGCCTGTATCCGAGCCCCATGAAAGACAACTGTTTGAACACTTGGCAACAAGTGTTGAGTGTTTGCCTCCCAAGGTCAAGGAATGTTTCTTGGATTTGGGATCCTTTCCTGAAGACAAGAAGATTCCCTTGGATGTCCTCATCAATATGTGGGTTGAGATACATGATATTGATGAGGTAGAAGCATTTGCTATTCTTGTTGAGCTTTCAAACAAGAATCTTGTCACCCTGGTAAAGGATGAGAG AGCTGGAGAAATGTATAGCAGTTGCTTCGTCTTTATTACCCAACACGATGTGTTAAGAGACCTTGCTCTTCATTTGAGCAATCGAG CCATAAATAGGCGCAGGCGGTTGCTAATGCCGAGAAGAGAGACAGAACTTCCGAGAGAATGGGATAGGAATTCTTCTCAGCCATTTGATGCCCAGATTGTTTCAATTCATACAG GTGAAATGGAAGAAATGGACTGGTTCTCCATGGATTTCCCCATGGCTGAAGTGCTCATCCTGAACTTCTCCTCAAACAAATATTTCTTACCTCCCTTCATGGATAGCATGCCCAAGCTAAGGGCactaataataatgaattatagCACATCCAGTGCTATACTTGAGAACAACTCTGTCTTTTCTAGTTTGGCAAACTTGAGAAGCCTCTGGCTTGAAAAGGTTTCCATTCCTCAATTTTCTAAAGTTCCCATGATCCTGAAAAGGTTATGGAAAATGTCCCTTGTCCTGTGTAAGGTTAGCAGCAGCCTTTGTCAGTCAGACGTAGACCTGCCCCAACTCTTCCCCCGCCTTTCTGAGCTCACAATTGACCACTGTGATGATTTGGTTGAGCTGCCTTCTAGCATTTGTAGGATGAGCAAACTCGAGCATCTGAGCATCACCAATTGCCATGGTCTATGCCAGCTGCCAGCTAACTTGGGTAAACTGGAAAAACTACAGATCCTGAGGCTATATGCTTGCCCAACTTTAAAGATGCTTCCTCATGGCATCTGTGAGCTATTTTGGCTGAACTACCTTGACATTGCTCAGTGTGTTAATTTGTCATGTCTTCCCGAAGACATCGGTAAGCTGCAAACTCTAAGGAAGATTGACATGAGTGAGTGTTCACAGATTAGGAGTCTACCAAACTCTGCTACTTCATTGAAATCACTGCGTCATGTTGTATGTGACGAGGAGGTTTCTTGGCTGTGGAGGGACGTGGAGAAAGCAATGCCTGAGCTCCATATTCAGGTTGTAGATAAATGCTTTAATCTGGATTGGCTAATGGAGTGA